The following are encoded in a window of Gossypium raimondii isolate GPD5lz chromosome 13, ASM2569854v1, whole genome shotgun sequence genomic DNA:
- the LOC105784389 gene encoding growth-regulating factor 6 encodes MMMMSGRNSSRFPFTATQWEELQNQVLIFKYMVLGIPIPSYLLFTIKTSFLEPHQHDKIGWNCGGEMRMVRKVDPEPGRCRRTDGKKWRCSKLAYTDSKYCERHMHRGKNRSRKHVEEEEEASTGITMVNPSSTATQSLSLSFSSFETHASTEKPTLCLLGSSSYRLKQEVDREPCGTRRSFSGSSMEDGTSWQLQSLKQNKHDQDDGDKRKPKRKIHRFIDEWPPKHRDSWLDYDDHKSSKSSSDSTTKLSISISSSFT; translated from the exons atgatgatgatgagtgGAAGAAACAGCAGCCGGTTTCCTTTTACTGCAACTCAATGGGAAGAGCTTCAAAACCAAGTTTTAATCTTCAAGTACATGGTTTTAGGCATCCCTATACCATCTTATCTCCTCTTCACCATCAAAACAAGCTTCTTGGAGCCTCATCAACATGATAAAA TTGGATGGAATTGTGGTGGTGAGATGAGGATGGTGAGAAAAGTGGACCCGGAACCAGGGAGGTGTCGAAGAACAGATGGCAAAAAATGGAGGTGCTCGAAATTGGCCTATACCGATTCAAAGTACTGTGAAAGACACATGCATAGAGGCAAGAACCGTTCAAGAAAGCAtgtggaagaagaagaagaagctagTACCGGTATAACAATGGTGAACCCTTCTTCAACAGCAACCCAAAGCTTGTCTTTAAGCTTTTCTTCCTTTGAAACCCATGCATCAACAGAAAAACCCACCCTTTGTCTGTTGGGTTCAAGCTCTTACAG GTTGAAACAAGAGGTGGATCGTGAGCCTTGTGGGACCAGGAGGAGCTTCTCAGGTTCATCAATGGAGGATGGTACTTCATGGCAACTTCAAAGCTTGAAACAAAACAAGCATGATCAGGATGATGGTGacaaaagaaaacccaaaaggAAAATCCATCGTTTCATTGATGAATGGCCACCAAAACATAGAGATTCATGGCTTGATTATGATGATCATAAATCATCAAAAAGTTCGTCAGATTCAACAACCAAGCTCTCAATATCTATTTCTTCCAGTTTTACATGA